The following proteins come from a genomic window of Larimichthys crocea isolate SSNF chromosome III, L_crocea_2.0, whole genome shotgun sequence:
- the LOC104924389 gene encoding rho GTPase-activating protein 24: MGLSCFKSWKHDSTGHKGNRDVLASPGSYFFLSNSAGQGDEWLKSLNKGVWIPFTGVFGQSLEETVLYERRYGVRLVPLVVEQCVTFIRERGLHEVGLFRQSGQASLVKELQEAFDAGERPSFDSSTDVHTVASLLKLYLRQLPEPLVPYSRYQEFLLCGQKLLSDRTLGLGELRNLLRELPVANFNLLNFICQFLNEVQSYSSSNKMSGQNLATVFGPNILRAKAEDPQSIVGGAALVQVLMLELIREHESLFAKVPPSISVRPPGGSRASPSALRHPHLHPSPCLRQLSLPLIAERSREAGQPATDSQDPSCIYSAAAKSDLSSGQKRHLGHRYTSSHPENCFYPLPSSSQPIQHHSGQANIDYHQHHAGQGPFPANIQASSTSLQLQDPLSDCSKPKPVLMGWGKAWPGPRESGAGYWNSGAAEEGAVPENASGGSSDAHEDSALSAYDNLDRVSLGQRMEDITGEHLETNDPESHAGNCEEEGELEEARQTRDSSSSWSSCDILPLDESADAVCAISPDMSPKRLKRLPSSVVAEEENNHDDEHEDNNNDNDDDDIHHPNSPASGSVLSDSPLSTGSSEVFLPSGPPDLQEPEPQSQARDAHSLLAELRQQMAQQKAEYQARIQRLERCNDVLERQVAVLRASLEQQKRSQSVAEIKIRNMERAKADADFRNSTLQREMEMFFQMYGEFRRRGRDEGGRSGESL, from the exons ATGGGACTCAGCTGCTTCAAGTCCTGGAAACATGACAGTACAGGCCATAAAG GTAACAGAGATGTGTTGGCCAGTCCTGGCTCGTATTTCTTCCTATCTAACAGCGCCGGTCAGGGTGACGAGTGGCTGAAGAGCCTCAACAAGGGAGTCTGGATCCCTTTCACAG GGGTCTTTGGTCAGAGTTTGGAGGAGACAGTGTTGTATGAGCGACGTTATGGGGTCCGTTTGGTTCCTCTGGTGGTGGAGCAGTGTGTGACATTCATCCGGGAACGTGGCCTGCATGAAGTGGGCTTGTTTCGCCAGTCGGGACAGGCCAGTCTGGTGAAAGAGCTCCAGGAGGCTTTTGATGCAGGAGAGAGACCATCCTTTGACAG cagcacagacgtCCACACGGTGGCATCACTGCTGAAGCTCTACCTCAGACAACTGCCAGAGCCACTGGTTCCTTACAGCCGCTACCAGGAATTCCTGCTCTGTGGTCAGAAGCTGTTGAGTGACCGCACACTG GGTTTGGGGGAGTTGAGGAATCTTCTTCGGGAGTTGCCAGTTGCAAACTTCAACCTACTCAACTTTATCTGCCA gtttctAAATGAGGTCCAGAGTTACTCCAGTAGTAACAAGATGAGTGGCCAGAACTTGGCCACTGTGTTCGGGCCAAACATCCTCCGAGCCAAAGCTGAAGACCCACAAAGCATCGTGGGAG GTGCAGCACTAGTCCAGGTGCTGATGTTGGAGCTAATCAGAGAGCATGAATCTCTATTTGCCAAAGTCCCCCCATCTATCTCTGTCCGTCCACCTGGAGGTTCACGAGCATCACCAAGTGCTCTGAGGCATCCTCATCTCCACCCGTCACCCTGCCTCCGCCAGctgtctctgcctctcattGCAGAACGCTCCAGAGAGGCAGGACAACCTGCCACGGACTCACAGGACCCCAG CTGTATCTATTCTGCTGCTGCCAAATCTGACTTATCCTCTGGTCAGAAGAGACATCTCGGCCATCGCTACACCTCCTCCCACCCAGAGAACTGCTTCTACCCCCTGCCCTCTTCCAGTCAGCCAATTCAACACCACTCTGGCCAAGCCAATATAGATTATCACCAGCACCATGCTGGCCAAGGACCATTCCCTGCAAATATTCAAGCCTCTTCAACCAGTCTCCAGCTACAAGATCCACTATCAGACTGCTCCAAACCCAAACCGGTTCTCATGGGCTGGGGAAAGGCCTGGCCAGGTCCGAGAGAGTCAGGTGCTGGATATTGGAACTCTGGTGCTGCAGAGGAAGGTGCAGTGCCAGAAAATGCGAGTGGGGGCAGCAGTGATGCTCATGAAGATAGCGCCCTTTCTGCCTATGACAACCTGGACAGAGTGTCTCTAGGTCAGAGGATGGAGGATATCACTGGTGAACATCTTGAAACCAATGATCCTGAAAGCCATGCTGGAAATTGTGAAGAAGAGGGGGAGCTAGAAGAAGCAAGGCAGACAAGGGACTCCTCCTCTTCATGGTCTTCCTGTGATATTCTACCACTGGATGAGAGTGCTGATGCTGTGTGTGCGATTAGTCCTGACATGTCACCAAAGAGACTGAAAAGATTACCTTCAAGTGTGGTagctgaagaggaaaacaaTCATGATGACGAACATgaagacaacaacaatgacaatgatgacgatgacaTCCACCACCCTAACTCCCCAGCCTCCGGTTCTGTACTCAGTGACAGTCCTCTGAGTACGGGCAGCTCTGAGGTCTTCCTCCCCTCTGGTCCTCCAGACCTCCAGGAGCCTGAGCCTCAGTCACAGGCCAGGGACGCTCACTCACTCCTGGCCGAGCTGCGACAGCAGATGGCACAGCAGAAGGCTGAGTACCAGGCAAGGATTCAGAG GTTGGAACGCTGTAATGATGTCCTCGAGCGTCAGGTTGCAGTACTGCGGGCCAGTCTGGAGCAGCAGAAGCGTAGCCAAAGTGTTGCTGAGATCAAGATTCGCAACATGGAGCGAGCCAAAGCCGATGCAGACTTCCGAAATTCCACGCTgcagagggagatggagatgtTCTTCCAGATGTATGGAGAGttcagaagaagaggaagagatgaaggaggaagaTCGGGAGAAAGTCTCTGA